A stretch of the Panicum virgatum strain AP13 chromosome 9N, P.virgatum_v5, whole genome shotgun sequence genome encodes the following:
- the LOC120690221 gene encoding uncharacterized protein LOC120690221 → MERLISTPAASPSASPSQTRIRLPGGSPLLPSRRLPAVAWPRLRLRPARPGAAIALASPLRHEGLSAAAPEEARGDEPAAAFGPLWKLLGSLLPKASTAALFLLITLITGTLHSSIPHPAYASMQPVANTGGRLFTTEILSSGWAGFLAGCLHTLSGPDHLVALAPLSIGRSRLESGLVGALWGCGHDAGQVIFGLLFLLLKDRLHIEVFRAWGTRVVGLTLLIIGAMGVREASEVQESTQLVLEGVDASMSSSEPLQVPSAPRKKKVGFATFATGVVHGLQPDALLMVLPALALPSRFAGAAFLGMFLVGTVFSMGSYTAFVGSCSEALKEKVPRITEKLTWAASLVAIGMGLALLVGQFFGFSLY, encoded by the exons ATGGAGCGGCTCATCTccacgcccgccgcctccccctccgcctccccctCGCAGACCCGGATCCGCCTGCCCGGCGGgtcccctctcctcccctcccggcGCCTCCCCGCCGTGGCATGGCCCCGGCTGCGGCTACGGCCGGCGCGGCCCGGCGCGGCGATCGCGCTGGCGTCGCCGCTGCGCCACGAGGGCCTCTCGGCGGCAGCGCCGGAGGAGGCGCGGGGcgacgagccggcggcggcctttgGGCCCCTGTGGAAGCTGCTTGGGAGTCTGCTCCCGAAG GCGTCCACTGCTGCCCTTTTCCTATTGATAACACTTATTACTGGCACCCTGCACTCAAGCATCCCTCATCCAGCCTATGCATCGATGCAACCAGTAGCCAATACTGGTGGAAGACTCTTCACGACAGAGATACTAAGCAGTGGTTGGGCTGGTTTTTTAGCTGGGTGCTTGCATACCTTGTCTGGACCTGACCATCTAGTTGCCTTGGCACCACTTTCTATTGGGAGATCAAGGCTTGAAAGTGGTCTGGTCGGGGCCCTTTGGGGCTGCGGTCATGACGCAGGACAAGTTATTTTTGGCCTGCTCTTCTTGTTACTCAAGGATCGATTGCACATTGAAGTTTTCCGTGCATGGGGAACACGAGTTGTAGGCCTGACCCTTCTGATCATAGGAGCCATGGGTGTCCGGGAAGCCTCAGAGGTTCAAGAGTCTACACAGCTAGTTTTGGAGGGTGTCGACGCCAGCATGAGCAGCAGTGAACCTTTGCAGGTCCCATCAGCTCCCAGAAAGAAGAAAGTCGGTTTTGCAACGTTCGCCACTGGAGTTGTCCATGGTCTCCAACCGGATGCTCTGCTGATGGTCTTGCCTGCGTTGGCTCTCCCATCACGCTTTGCTGGCGCGGCATTCCTCGGCATGTTTTTGGTTGGCACTGTGTTTTCGATGGGTAGTTACACAGCTTTTGTAGGTTCTTGTAGCGAGGCCCTGAAAGAGAAGGTTCCTAGGATAACAGAGAAACTGACCTGGGCTGCTTCACTTGTGGCTATAGGCATGGGATTAGCTCTTCTGGTGGGACAGTTCTTTGGGTTCAGCCTGTACTGA
- the LOC120690832 gene encoding la-related protein 1C-like isoform X1, giving the protein MATSADPHAAVAGAGTPPPSDSPFGAKKAGAAAAAWKRPGGATVPAAVAVESPIMDTDSWPALPGLASPPPPAAKASPKAASPASTGAVISPVSLGISSPRDANPGNETPVRNPVARRALVMPVADGLEKSVPATEPSPVFAPNARSNGGDFHHQNGRFGPHTHGRGGYGGGNRRGNGGGGGRRGNEHHGGFDGPRRGGGRRDGHGPAHQQRGHQPAYIRAPPALAVVTGAPPPPPPFLSPTTPQTPPYGVPMGFPADIAPHVYYFAAAAPTEGIQGMPFVPHPASPQAILVDPLRQELLEQINYYFSDDNLCKDPFLRQHMDDQGWVPLSLIAGFRKVQKLTDNIQFILETVMMSTVVEVQGDKLRRRGTWENWLLPKPNYSAGSSGPLTPVTSNTDLLASQFHSVGLEGATYHANMQGMPGEALLTRSVTSVSLGYHAPTLGGLHNNGSGPLFGPKAARNLLRSDTF; this is encoded by the exons ATGGCTACCAGCGCCGACCCGCATGCTGCCGTTGCTGGGGCCGGGACGCCGCCCCCGTCCGATAGCCCGTTTGGGGCGAAGAAGGCtggggcggccgcggccgcctggaAGCGCCCCGGGGGCGCGACTGTGCCAGCCGCGGTGGCGGTTGAAAGCCCCATCATGGACACGGACTCGTGGCCGGCGCTGCCCGGGCTGGcgtctcccccgccgccggctgccaagGCGTCACCTAAGGCCGCTTCTCCCGCTTCCACA GGGGCGGTGATCTCGCCAGTCTCTTTGGGCATTTCCAGCCCTCGGGATGCTAACCCTGGCAATGAGACTCCTGTGCGCAATCCTGTGGCCCGGCGTGCCCTGGTGATGCCTGTGGCGGATGGGCTGGAGAAGAGTGTACCTGCCACAGAACCGTCCCCTGTCTTTGCGCCTAATGCCCGGAGCAACGGTGGAGATTTTCATCATCAGAATGGACGTTTTGGTCCCCATACCCATGGCCGAGGTGGCTATGGTGGCGGAAACAGGAGGGGTAATGGTGGAGGTGGGGGACGACGTGGGAACGAGCACCATGGGGGTTTTGATGGTCCACGGCGAGGAGGTGGCCGCAGAGATGGCCATGGACCAGCTCACCAGCAGCGTGGCCACCAGCCAGCATACATTAGGGCTCCTCCTGCTCTGGCTGTTGTAACAGgagcacctccgccgccgccaccattccTTAGCCCTACTACTCCTCAGACACCACCTTATGGGGTACCTATGGGCTTCCCTG CAGACATAGCGCCGCATGTTTACTATTTTGCGGCAGCAGCCCCCACGGAAGGCATTCAAGGCATGCCTTTTGTGCCTCATCCAGCAAGCCCCCAAGCTATTTTAGTTGACCCTCTTCgacaggagcttctggagcaaaTTAATTACTATTTCAG TGATGACAATCTGTGCAAGGACCCATTCTTGCGGCAACACATGGATGACCAAGGTTGGGTCCCATTATCCCTGATTGCTGGCTTCCGCAAA GTCCAGAAGCTGACTGATAATATTCAGTTTATCTTGGAGACAGTCATGATGTCTACTGTTGTGGAAGTTCAG GGTGATAAACTACGAAGGCGTGGAACATGGGAGAATTGGCTGCTTCCAAAACCAAATTATTCTGCTGGAAGTTCTGGTCCGTTGACCCCTGTGACATCTAACACTGATTTGCTGGCATCTCAGTTTCATTCTGTTGGACTTGAGGGGGCAACTTACCATGCTAACATGCAAGGAATGCCTGGTGAAGCTCTTCTGACTAGATCAGTGACTTCAGTTAGTCTAGGCTATCATGCACCAACCTTGGGTGGGCTACACAACAATGGGAGTGGACCACTTTTTGGACCAAAGGCAGCAAGAAATTTACTCAGGAGCGATACCTTTTGA
- the LOC120692421 gene encoding cell number regulator 13: MASWDNVGELSNIAQLTGLDAVKLISLIVKAASTARLHKRNCRRFAQHLKLIGGLLEQLRVSELRKYPETREPLEQLEDALRRGYLLVNSCQDRSYLYLLAMGWNIVYQFRKAQNEIDNYLRLVPLITLVDNARIRDRIEYIERDQCEYSFDEEDKKVQDALLNPDPCTNPTIVLKKTLSCSYPNLPFNEALKKESEKLQVELQRSQSNMDLSSCEVIQHLLGVTKTVACTIPEEGTNAKVSEKKDSNYNESKGDGAKSYDDDDYPKKPKDTCSAPRSPVSYGHDPVSRRGSYSDEWHADLLGCCSEPALCFKTLFFPCGTFSRIASVAKDRPMSSGEACNDIMAYSLILSCCCYTCCVRRKLRQKLDIAGGCCDDFLSHLLCCCCALVQEWREVEIRGAYGEKTETTPPPCQYMEH; this comes from the exons ATGGCGTCGTGGGACAACGTGGGGGAGCTCTCCAACATCGCGCAGCTCACGGGGCTGGACGCCGTCAAGCTCATCTCCCTCATCGTCAAGGCGGCGTCCACGGCGCGGCTGCACAAGCGCAACTGCCGCCGCTTCGCGCAGCACCTCAAGCTCATCGGCGGCCTGCTGGAGCAGCTCCGGGTCTCGGAGCTCAGGAAGTACCCGGAGACGCGCGAGCCGCTCGAGCAGCTCGAGGACGCGCTCCGGCGCGGCTACCTGCTCGTCAACTCGTGCCAGGACCGCTCCTACCTCTACCTCCTCGCCATGGGCTGGAACATAGTCTACCAGTTCCGCAAGGCGCAGAACGAGATCGACAACTACCTCCGCCTCGTCCCGCTCATCACGCTCGTCGACAATGCCCGCATTCGG GATCGGATTGAGTACATTGAGAGAGACCAATGTGAATATTCTTTTGATGAGGAAGACAAGAAAGTGCAAGATGCTCTGTTAAATCCTGATCCTTGTACAAACCCTACAATAGTGCTCAAGAAGACTCTGTCATGTTCCTATCCAAACTTACCTTTCAATGAAGCCCTTAAGAAGGAGAGTGAGAAGCTCCAGGTGGAGCTTCAAAGATCACAAAGCAACATGGATCTGAGCTCATGTGAGGTTATTCAACACCTGCTTGGAGTAACGAAAACTGTGGCATGTACCATTCCAGAGGAAGGAACAAATGCTAAAGTTTCTGAAAAAAAGGACTCAAATTACAATGAATCCAAAGGAGATGGTGCAAAATcgtatgatgatgatgactatCCAAAGAAGCCAAAAGATACCTGCAGTGCACCACG TTCACCAGTTTCATATGGACATGATCCTGTCTCAAGGAGAGGATCATACAGTGATGAGTGGCATGCAGATTTACTTGGCTGCTGTTCAGAGCCAGCTTTGT GTTTCAAGACCTTGTTTTTCCCCTGTGGAACATTCTCGAGAATTGCTTCAGTGGCCAAGGACAGACCAATGT CTTCTGGAGAGGCCTGCAATGATATTATGGCATATTCCCTGATATTATCCTGCTGCTGTTATACTTGTTGTGTAAGGAGAAAGCTTCGTCAAAAGTTGGACATTGCG GGAGGATGCTGCGATGACTTCCTTTCACATCTGCTGTGTTGTTGCTGCGCCCTTGTTCAAGAATGGAGGGAAGTGGAGATTCGTGGAGCTTATG GCGAAAAGACAGAGACTACCCCGCCGCCATGTCAATACATGGAGCACTGA
- the LOC120689388 gene encoding heavy metal-associated isoprenylated plant protein 27-like produces MILVDDLIAELCELPAKVIVGKKKRKEFQKVDLLVRMDCEGCERRVRKALEDMKEPSGRPLAGVPAGVCSVEVDPKQNKVTVSGQVEPPEVVKRLRRRAGKKAEPWPYVPYEVVPHPYAPGAYDKKTPPGYVRNVLDDPDKSPLVRASSMEERYTAAFSDDNPNSCAVL; encoded by the exons ATGATTCTCGTGGACGATCTCATCGCCGAGCTCTGCGAGCTGCCGGCCAAAGTCATCGTCGGCAAGAAGAAGCGCAAGGAATTCCAG AAGGTGGACTTGCTGGTCCGGATGGACTGCGAGGGCTGCGAGCGCAGGGTCCGAAAGGCGCTGGAGGACATGAAAG AACCGAGCGGTaggccgctcgccggcgtgcccgCAGGCGTGTGCAGCGTGGAGGTGGACCCAAAGCAGAACAAGGTGACGGTGTCGGGGCAGGTGGAGCCGCCGGAGGTGGTgaagcggctgcggcggcgggcggggaagAAGGCGGAGCCGTGGCCTTACGTGCCGTACGAGGTGGTGCCGCACCCCTACGCGCCGGGGGCCTACGACAAGAAGACGCCGCCGGGGTACGTGCGCAACGTGCTCGACGACCCCGACAAATCGCCGCTCGTCAGGGCCAGCTCCATGGAGGAGCGGTACACCGCCGCCTTCAGCGACGACAACCCCAACTCCTGCGCCGTCCTGTGA
- the LOC120690832 gene encoding la-related protein 1B-like isoform X2, whose translation MATSADPHAAVAGAGTPPPSDSPFGAKKAGAAAAAWKRPGGATVPAAVAVESPIMDTDSWPALPGLASPPPPAAKASPKAASPASTGAVISPVSLGISSPRDANPGNETPVRNPVARRALVMPVADGLEKSVPATEPSPVFAPNARSNGGDFHHQNGRFGPHTHGRGGYGGGNRRGNGGGGGRRGNEHHGGFDGPRRGGGRRDGHGPAHQQRGHQPAYIRAPPALAVVTGAPPPPPPFLSPTTPQTPPYGVPMGFPDIAPHVYYFAAAAPTEGIQGMPFVPHPASPQAILVDPLRQELLEQINYYFSDDNLCKDPFLRQHMDDQGWVPLSLIAGFRKVQKLTDNIQFILETVMMSTVVEVQGDKLRRRGTWENWLLPKPNYSAGSSGPLTPVTSNTDLLASQFHSVGLEGATYHANMQGMPGEALLTRSVTSVSLGYHAPTLGGLHNNGSGPLFGPKAARNLLRSDTF comes from the exons ATGGCTACCAGCGCCGACCCGCATGCTGCCGTTGCTGGGGCCGGGACGCCGCCCCCGTCCGATAGCCCGTTTGGGGCGAAGAAGGCtggggcggccgcggccgcctggaAGCGCCCCGGGGGCGCGACTGTGCCAGCCGCGGTGGCGGTTGAAAGCCCCATCATGGACACGGACTCGTGGCCGGCGCTGCCCGGGCTGGcgtctcccccgccgccggctgccaagGCGTCACCTAAGGCCGCTTCTCCCGCTTCCACA GGGGCGGTGATCTCGCCAGTCTCTTTGGGCATTTCCAGCCCTCGGGATGCTAACCCTGGCAATGAGACTCCTGTGCGCAATCCTGTGGCCCGGCGTGCCCTGGTGATGCCTGTGGCGGATGGGCTGGAGAAGAGTGTACCTGCCACAGAACCGTCCCCTGTCTTTGCGCCTAATGCCCGGAGCAACGGTGGAGATTTTCATCATCAGAATGGACGTTTTGGTCCCCATACCCATGGCCGAGGTGGCTATGGTGGCGGAAACAGGAGGGGTAATGGTGGAGGTGGGGGACGACGTGGGAACGAGCACCATGGGGGTTTTGATGGTCCACGGCGAGGAGGTGGCCGCAGAGATGGCCATGGACCAGCTCACCAGCAGCGTGGCCACCAGCCAGCATACATTAGGGCTCCTCCTGCTCTGGCTGTTGTAACAGgagcacctccgccgccgccaccattccTTAGCCCTACTACTCCTCAGACACCACCTTATGGGGTACCTATGGGCTTCCCTG ACATAGCGCCGCATGTTTACTATTTTGCGGCAGCAGCCCCCACGGAAGGCATTCAAGGCATGCCTTTTGTGCCTCATCCAGCAAGCCCCCAAGCTATTTTAGTTGACCCTCTTCgacaggagcttctggagcaaaTTAATTACTATTTCAG TGATGACAATCTGTGCAAGGACCCATTCTTGCGGCAACACATGGATGACCAAGGTTGGGTCCCATTATCCCTGATTGCTGGCTTCCGCAAA GTCCAGAAGCTGACTGATAATATTCAGTTTATCTTGGAGACAGTCATGATGTCTACTGTTGTGGAAGTTCAG GGTGATAAACTACGAAGGCGTGGAACATGGGAGAATTGGCTGCTTCCAAAACCAAATTATTCTGCTGGAAGTTCTGGTCCGTTGACCCCTGTGACATCTAACACTGATTTGCTGGCATCTCAGTTTCATTCTGTTGGACTTGAGGGGGCAACTTACCATGCTAACATGCAAGGAATGCCTGGTGAAGCTCTTCTGACTAGATCAGTGACTTCAGTTAGTCTAGGCTATCATGCACCAACCTTGGGTGGGCTACACAACAATGGGAGTGGACCACTTTTTGGACCAAAGGCAGCAAGAAATTTACTCAGGAGCGATACCTTTTGA
- the LOC120693348 gene encoding expansin-A25-like, giving the protein MGRVLVALLVVLAATFFAPAKGWNYGTATFYGGPDASGTMGGACGYGNLYQAGYGTNTAALSTVLFNDGAACGQCYLIMCDSNASPWCKGGAAVTITATNFCPPNWAQPSDRGGWCNPPRPHFDMAQPAWERIGVYKAGIIPVLYQQVTCWRQGGIRITIGGSTFFQLVNFANVGGSGSIRSVSVKGTKTGWIALNRNWGANWQCNSALAGQELSFTVTSTGGQTLNLNNVVPAWWPFGMAFVTNYNFYY; this is encoded by the exons ATGGGCAGAGTCCTCGTCGCATTGCTCGTCGTCCTAGCGGCGACGTTCTTCGCGCCGGCGAAGGGCTGGAACTACGGGACGGCGACGTTCTACGGCGGGCCCGACGCCTCCGGCACAATGG GTGGCGCGTGCGGGTACGGGAACCTGTACCAGGCGGGGTACGGGACGAACACGGCGGCGCTGAGCACGGTGCTGTTCAACGACGGCGCGGCGTGCGGGCAGTGCTACCTGATCATGTGCGACAGCAACGCGTCGCCGTGGTGCAAGGGCGGCGCCGCGGTGACCATCACGGCCACCAACTTCTGCCCGCCCAACTGGGCGCAGCCCAGCGACCGCGGCGGCTGGTGCAACCCGCCGCGGCCCCACTTCGACATGGCGCAGCCCGCCTGGGAGCGCATCGGCGTCTACAAGGCCGGCATCATCCCCGTCCTCTACCAGCA GGTGACGTGCTGGAGGCAGGGAGGGATCCGGATCACCATCGGAGGGTCCACGTTCTTCCAGCTGGTGAACTTCGCGAACGTGGGCGGGAGCGGCTCGATCCGGTCCGTGTCGGTGAAGGGGACCAAGACGGGGTGGATCGCGCTGAACCGCAACTGGGGCGCCAACTGGCAGTGCAACTCGGCGCTCGCCGGCCAGGAGCTCTCCTTCACCGTCACCTCCACCGGCGGCCAGACGCTCAACCTCAACAACGTCGTGCCGGCGTGGTGGCCGTTCGGCATGGCCTTCGTCACCAACTACAACTTCTACTACTGA